Proteins co-encoded in one Quercus robur chromosome 8, dhQueRobu3.1, whole genome shotgun sequence genomic window:
- the LOC126695520 gene encoding uncharacterized protein LOC126695520 isoform X1: protein MILLHLRCYPAYPTPPKLSQELSKNPTTYPSSSVLLCSSECKLKLSSKASFQCSCTEKENTHEASSQGFSALSTDIPWDSGSIWSTMAFYMFILHIPLSFGGLSVVAKILHEPHLDPQTEILSLLAVQILELIGTLFLLQWTAKPQYKFINFFKTNKLSKERNWLLAAVLGCGFLFLLVFITSILADRLIGPKVGALQFSADPHQILRLVFSFLFMRLSIVVE from the exons ATGATATTATTACACTTACGATGCTATCCTGCTTATCCTACACCACCTAAATTGAGCCAAGAGCTTAGCAAAAACCCAACTACATATCCATCTTCAAGTGTTCTTCTCTGTTCCTCGGAATGCAAACTCAAGCTAAGCTCCAAAGCTTCTTTCCAGTGTTCTTGCACCGAAAAGGAGAACACCCATGAAGCCTCTTCTCAG GGCTTCTCGGCACTGTCAACAGATATTCCATGGGATAGTGGGAGTATATGGAGCACCATGgctttttatatgtttattttgcACATTCCTTTGAGTTTTGGAGGGTTGTCTGTGGTTGCTAAGATTTTGCATGAACCTCATCTTGATCCACAGACTGAA ATATTATCACTGCTTGCAGTTCAAATTCTAGAGCTCATTGGGACTCTGTTTCTACTACAGTGGACTGCTAAGCCacaatataagtttataaactTCTTTAAAACTAACAAGTTATCAAAAGAGCGGAACTGGTTGTTGGCAGCAGTACTAGGATGTGGGTTTCTGTTTCTGTTGGTTTTCATTACATCAATCCTTGCCGACAGATTGATTGGGCCCAAGGTTGGTGCATTACAGTTTTCTGCTGATCCACACCAAATCTTGAGAttagttttttcctttttgttcatGAGATTATCTATAGTTGTTGAGTAA
- the LOC126695519 gene encoding uncharacterized protein LOC126695519: MRQETGQSISDFYSQTSTMWEQLSAADPPLVCSKDIELFVKYRDRRRFMHFMMGLREDFEPTRASLLSRSPTPSLDAAVKELISEENRRPTYHMTSSDHVLATPSPQPPIVAFTAPPRINSGRPTSQSSKGAHCKFCRAKGHDISVCRKLQKFVQEQNKTSLPQATAVCPSDPSVPTGPSLASSLTTADIEAVVQQVLSRTSTALSVTSGSPDGSSAWDRP; encoded by the exons atgcgccaagagacaggtcagtctatttctgatttttattctcagacttctactatgtgggaacaactctctgctgcagatcctccactggtgtgttctaaggacattgagctctttgtcaaatatcgggatcgccgtagatttatgcacttcatgatgggtttacgtgaggattttgagcctactagggcttctctacttagccgatctcctactccttctcttgatgctgcagtaaAGGAGCTTATTTCTGAGGAGAATCGTCGGCCCACTTATCACATGACATCATCTGATCATGTCTTGGCTACACCCTCACCACAGCctcccattgttgcattcactgCTCCTCCGCGAATAAACTCCGGGCGTCCCACCTCTCAGTCTTCCAAAGGTGCTCACTGCAAGTTTTGCCGTGCCAAAGGCCATGACATCTCTGTTTGTCGTAAGCTACAGAAATTTGTGCAAGAGCAGAATAAAACTTCTCTTCCTCAGGCAACTGCTGTATGTCCTTCAGATCCATCGGTTCCTAcaggtccatctttggcttcctcacttactacggctgatattgaggcagttgttcaacaggttttatcccgcacttccactgccctttctgtcacctcag gatccccggacgggtcaagtgcttgggacaggccgtaa
- the LOC126695520 gene encoding uncharacterized protein LOC126695520 isoform X3, with protein sequence MILLHLRCYPAYPTPPKLSQELSKNPTTYPSSSVLLCSSECKLKLSSKASFQCSCTEKENTHEASSQILSLLAVQILELIGTLFLLQWTAKPQYKFINFFKTNKLSKERNWLLAAVLGCGFLFLLVFITSILADRLIGPKVGALQFSADPHQILRLVFSFLFMRLSIVVE encoded by the exons ATGATATTATTACACTTACGATGCTATCCTGCTTATCCTACACCACCTAAATTGAGCCAAGAGCTTAGCAAAAACCCAACTACATATCCATCTTCAAGTGTTCTTCTCTGTTCCTCGGAATGCAAACTCAAGCTAAGCTCCAAAGCTTCTTTCCAGTGTTCTTGCACCGAAAAGGAGAACACCCATGAAGCCTCTTCTCAG ATATTATCACTGCTTGCAGTTCAAATTCTAGAGCTCATTGGGACTCTGTTTCTACTACAGTGGACTGCTAAGCCacaatataagtttataaactTCTTTAAAACTAACAAGTTATCAAAAGAGCGGAACTGGTTGTTGGCAGCAGTACTAGGATGTGGGTTTCTGTTTCTGTTGGTTTTCATTACATCAATCCTTGCCGACAGATTGATTGGGCCCAAGGTTGGTGCATTACAGTTTTCTGCTGATCCACACCAAATCTTGAGAttagttttttcctttttgttcatGAGATTATCTATAGTTGTTGAGTAA
- the LOC126695518 gene encoding probable anion transporter 5, translating to MRMMTFPNRYLIVILTFISTSVCYIERVGFSIAYTIAADAAGVNQSTKGTVLASFYCGYACSQVPGGWAAQKIGGRKVLLISFVLWSLTCALVPLDPDRVTVLVIARLLVGVAQGFIFPSIHTVLAQWVPPHERSRSVSLTMSGMYLGAATGMLFLPSLVKYRGPQSVFLVEAALGAMWCMLWFKYASDPPRSEHPKATASGFGESLLPVKGSQKMKVENGGISAKTANIPWKKILLSLPVWAIVVNNFTFHYGLYVLMNWLPTYFEKGLQLSLQEMGSSKMMPYFNMFIFSNIGGVVADHLITKRILSVTRIRKLLNTVGFLVASLAFILLPLFRTSSGAVFCSSVALGFLALGRAGFAVNHMDIAPRYAGIVMGVSNTAGTFAGIIGVRFTGWLLECAKTANPDLSSPESWKLVFYIPGFQCIFSCLVFLLFSTAERIFD from the coding sequence ATGAGGATGATGACGTTTCCAAACCGTTACTTGATTGTCATTTTAACCTTCATCAGCACATCTGTTTGCTATATAGAACGTGTGGGCTTCTCTATTGCATATACAATTGCTGCTGATGCTGCTGGGGTAAACCAATCAACTAAAGGAACTGTACTGGCTTCATTCTATTGTGGATATGCATGTTCTCAGGTGCCTGGTGGATGGGCAGCTCAGAAAATTGGGGGAAGGAAGGTCCTCCTCATTTCTTTTGTGTTATGGTCATTGACTTGTGCATTAGTCCCACTAGACCCTGATCGAGTTACAGTTTTAGTGATTGCTCGCTTGCTTGTTGGTGTGGCACAAGGCTTCATCTTCCCCTCCATCCACACAGTGCTAGCACAGTGGGTTCCACCCCATGAAAGATCTAGATCTGTTTCTCTAACTATGTCTGGTATGTACCTTGGTGCAGCTACTGGAATGCTTTTCCTTCCAAGCTTGGTAAAGTATAGGGGACCCCAATCTGTATTTCTTGTTGAGGCAGCATTAGGTGCCATGTGGTGCATGCTTTGGTTCAAGTATGCTAGTGACCCTCCTCGTTCTGAACATCCAAAAGCCACTGCCTCTGGTTTTGGTGAATCTTTGTTGCCAGTTAAAGGAAGCCAGAAAATGAAAGTGGAGAATGGAGGAATTTCTGCCAAAACTGCCAACATAccatggaaaaaaattttactcaGCTTGCCAGTTTGGGCAATTGTGGTAAATAATTTCACCTTCCATTATGGTTTGTACGTGTTGATGAACTGGCTACCAACATACTTTGAGAAAGGGCTGCAGCTTAGTCTTCAGGAGATGGGGTCATCTAAAATGATGCCTTATTTTAACAtgtttatattttcaaatattggCGGGGTAGTTGCTGACCACTTAATCACCAAGAGAATCTTGTCTGTGACGAGAATCAGGAAGTTGTTGAACACTGTAGGGTTCCTCGTTGCATCTCTTGCATTCATATTACTTCCTCTCTTCAGAACTTCCAGTGGGGCTGTGTTTTGTTCTTCTGTAGCTCTTGGTTTCTTGGCACTAGGAAGAGCTGGGTTTGCAGTGAACCACATGGATATTGCTCCGAGATATGCAGGGATTGTTATGGGAGTTTCTAATACTGCTGGTACCTTTGCTGGCATTATTGGAGTTCGTTTCACTGGCTGGCTTCTTGAATGTGCGAAAACTGCCAATCCAGATCTTTCAAGTCCAGAGAGCTGGAAATTAGTGTTTTACATACCAGGGTTTCAATGCATCTTTAGTTGTCTGGTGTTTCTATTGTTTTCCACTGCGGAGAGAATTTTTGACTGA
- the LOC126695520 gene encoding uncharacterized protein LOC126695520 isoform X2 has translation MILLHLRCYPAYPTPPKLSQELSKNPTTYPSSSVLLCSSECKLKLSSKASFQCSCTEKENTHEASSQGFSALSTDIPWDSGSIWSTMAFYMFILHIPLSFGGLSVVAKILHEPHLDPQTEILSLLAVQILELIGTLFLLQWTAKPQYKFINFFKTNKLSKERNWLLAAVLGCGFLFLLVFITSILADRLIGPKVSRE, from the exons ATGATATTATTACACTTACGATGCTATCCTGCTTATCCTACACCACCTAAATTGAGCCAAGAGCTTAGCAAAAACCCAACTACATATCCATCTTCAAGTGTTCTTCTCTGTTCCTCGGAATGCAAACTCAAGCTAAGCTCCAAAGCTTCTTTCCAGTGTTCTTGCACCGAAAAGGAGAACACCCATGAAGCCTCTTCTCAG GGCTTCTCGGCACTGTCAACAGATATTCCATGGGATAGTGGGAGTATATGGAGCACCATGgctttttatatgtttattttgcACATTCCTTTGAGTTTTGGAGGGTTGTCTGTGGTTGCTAAGATTTTGCATGAACCTCATCTTGATCCACAGACTGAA ATATTATCACTGCTTGCAGTTCAAATTCTAGAGCTCATTGGGACTCTGTTTCTACTACAGTGGACTGCTAAGCCacaatataagtttataaactTCTTTAAAACTAACAAGTTATCAAAAGAGCGGAACTGGTTGTTGGCAGCAGTACTAGGATGTGGGTTTCTGTTTCTGTTGGTTTTCATTACATCAATCCTTGCCGACAGATTGATTGGGCCCAAG GTATCTCGCGAGTAA